A region from the Algoriphagus machipongonensis genome encodes:
- the tsaD gene encoding tRNA (adenosine(37)-N6)-threonylcarbamoyltransferase complex transferase subunit TsaD, translating into MGTNDNFILAIESSCDETSASIIQDGKVLNNIVATQSVHEKYGGVVPELASRAHQENLIPVVQEAVSSAGINLDQLSAVAFTRGPGLMGSLLVGVSFAKALAFGKNIPLIEVNHMQAHILAHFIEDPKPSFPFICLTVSGGHTQLVLVRDFLQMEVIGETQDDAVGEAFDKTAKLLGLPYPGGPLIDKYAKEGDPKAFKFPVTRMPGLNYSFSGIKTAVLYFLRDQLEENPKFIEENLNDLCASIQYTLIEMLQIKLKQAVKQYGIREIAIAGGVSANSGLRNSLQVLAEKHQWNVYIPKFEYCTDNAAMIAMAAYYKYLAKDFSSYEVTPLAKMKF; encoded by the coding sequence ATGGGTACCAACGATAACTTTATTCTAGCAATTGAATCCTCGTGCGACGAGACTTCTGCCTCTATCATCCAAGATGGCAAAGTACTTAATAATATTGTCGCCACACAATCAGTCCACGAAAAATATGGGGGCGTGGTTCCGGAATTAGCTTCTCGGGCTCATCAGGAAAACCTTATCCCAGTCGTTCAGGAGGCTGTTTCTTCTGCAGGGATCAATTTAGATCAGCTTTCGGCGGTTGCATTTACCAGAGGTCCGGGTCTGATGGGTTCCCTTTTGGTGGGGGTTAGTTTTGCCAAAGCCCTGGCATTTGGAAAAAACATTCCTTTAATAGAGGTGAACCATATGCAAGCGCATATTTTGGCCCATTTTATTGAAGACCCAAAGCCTTCTTTTCCATTCATTTGCCTGACAGTAAGTGGTGGGCACACCCAGTTAGTGCTTGTTAGAGATTTTCTTCAAATGGAGGTGATAGGAGAAACGCAAGATGATGCCGTAGGAGAAGCATTTGATAAAACTGCGAAATTATTGGGCTTACCTTACCCAGGAGGCCCCTTAATCGATAAATATGCAAAAGAAGGGGATCCTAAAGCTTTTAAATTTCCAGTAACAAGAATGCCCGGTTTAAATTATTCTTTTAGTGGTATCAAAACTGCAGTATTGTATTTCCTGAGAGATCAATTGGAAGAAAATCCCAAGTTCATAGAGGAGAATTTGAATGATCTTTGTGCGAGTATACAATATACCCTGATCGAGATGCTGCAGATAAAACTCAAACAAGCTGTGAAGCAATATGGAATTCGAGAAATTGCTATCGCTGGGGGAGTATCTGCAAATTCAGGATTAAGGAATAGTTTACAGGTATTAGCTGAAAAGCATCAATGGAATGTATATATTCCTAAGTTTGAATATTGTACAGACAATGCAGCCATGATTGCCATGGCCGCGTACTACAAGTATTTGGCAAAGGACTTTTCATCCTATGAAGTGACTCCTTTGGCAAAAATGAAATTCTAA
- the smpB gene encoding SsrA-binding protein, producing the protein MAKSKKFEKIINIKNKKASFQFEFIDTYTCGMVLKGTEIKSIRESKISLTEAFCVFLRGELYVRQMHIAPYSMAANYNHAAIRDRKLLLSKKELEKLETKSQEKGLSIIPVRIFINDRGLAKMEIALGRGKKLHDKRHDLKEKDAKRELQRMALD; encoded by the coding sequence ATGGCGAAGTCAAAAAAGTTTGAAAAAATCATCAATATCAAAAATAAGAAAGCGAGTTTTCAATTTGAATTCATCGATACTTATACCTGTGGGATGGTTTTGAAAGGAACTGAAATCAAGTCTATTCGAGAAAGTAAAATTTCCTTGACAGAAGCCTTTTGTGTTTTTTTGAGAGGCGAATTATATGTGAGACAAATGCACATTGCGCCTTATTCCATGGCTGCTAACTACAATCATGCAGCTATCAGAGATAGAAAGCTTCTGCTGAGCAAGAAAGAACTAGAAAAATTGGAAACTAAGTCGCAGGAAAAAGGTCTGTCTATCATTCCAGTTCGTATATTTATCAATGACCGAGGATTAGCAAAGATGGAAATTGCTCTAGGTCGAGGCAAAAAGCTTCATGATAAACGACACGACCTGAAAGAAAAAGATGCGAAAAGAGAACTCCAGCGAATGGCCCTTGACTGA
- a CDS encoding HNH endonuclease: protein MEKRVLVLNLDHSPVAVVPVQKAIVLLLLEKASCLTTYELLKIRTVSRNFEYPAVIRLVDYKNIPYRGVLLNRSNLFKRDNGECQYCGSKKHLTVDHVVPRSKGGKTNWMNLVTACHRCNVNKGDKSPEQAGLTLRNEPFRPTLSYFLAEYAERQAAEWLPFLASKAVS, encoded by the coding sequence ATGGAAAAAAGAGTATTGGTTTTGAATTTGGATCATTCTCCGGTGGCAGTAGTCCCTGTGCAAAAAGCAATCGTCTTATTACTTTTAGAAAAAGCTAGTTGCCTGACTACTTATGAGCTTTTAAAAATCAGGACGGTAAGTCGAAATTTTGAATACCCGGCTGTCATTCGTCTCGTTGACTATAAAAATATACCTTACCGTGGGGTGCTACTTAATCGTTCTAATTTATTCAAAAGAGATAATGGAGAATGCCAATATTGTGGAAGCAAAAAGCATCTCACAGTGGATCATGTAGTTCCCAGGTCCAAAGGAGGTAAAACGAATTGGATGAACCTTGTCACTGCCTGCCATAGGTGCAATGTCAATAAAGGCGATAAGTCTCCTGAACAAGCTGGTTTAACTTTAAGAAATGAGCCATTTAGGCCTACTTTATCCTATTTTTTAGCAGAATATGCAGAAAGACAAGCTGCTGAATGGTTGCCATTCTTGGCTAGCAAAGCAGTAAGCTAG
- a CDS encoding SH3 domain-containing protein: MRKENSSEWPLTDVYGICRQSILPLYKEPSFDSALVSQLLFGECYQVRKITSTQNWYKIFHEDTELEGWITSKSLKNINSDEYQEFLNQDFQVVTSPVAVIEYLGTNLYLLPGSRLHFSDLELFNWQDHIGFTGSVRSHAIKSSREELIDIALKYLNAPFQSGGRSIFGLDEKLGFALIYSTAGYGWKDQRLPGKMIPSSNIIPGDLLIFKDLESKITHMSMYLGAEEVMWMDEKMKISDIDEWESIQKTNAGSRFEVEGRSILS; the protein is encoded by the coding sequence ATGCGAAAAGAGAACTCCAGCGAATGGCCCTTGACTGATGTTTATGGGATATGCCGCCAGTCTATTTTACCGCTCTACAAAGAACCTAGTTTCGATTCTGCATTAGTCTCCCAATTACTTTTTGGGGAGTGCTACCAAGTGCGGAAGATCACCTCGACCCAGAATTGGTATAAAATTTTTCATGAAGACACCGAATTGGAAGGCTGGATTACATCCAAATCTCTCAAAAACATCAATTCAGACGAGTATCAAGAATTTCTAAATCAAGATTTCCAAGTTGTCACCAGCCCAGTAGCGGTGATAGAATATCTGGGCACAAATCTTTATTTACTTCCCGGAAGTAGACTGCATTTTTCAGATTTGGAATTGTTCAACTGGCAAGATCATATCGGGTTTACTGGGTCTGTTAGAAGCCATGCCATCAAATCTAGTAGGGAGGAATTGATCGATATAGCGCTAAAATATCTCAATGCTCCTTTCCAGTCTGGAGGTAGAAGCATTTTTGGTTTGGATGAGAAATTGGGCTTTGCATTAATTTATTCAACAGCGGGATATGGGTGGAAAGATCAACGACTTCCAGGAAAAATGATCCCTTCCTCAAACATTATCCCGGGAGATTTGCTTATTTTCAAGGATTTAGAGAGTAAAATTACTCATATGTCAATGTATTTGGGTGCGGAAGAAGTCATGTGGATGGATGAAAAAATGAAAATCTCCGATATTGACGAATGGGAATCAATTCAAAAAACTAATGCTGGAAGCCGCTTTGAGGTGGAAGGCAGGTCAATTTTAAGTTAG